A genomic stretch from Synergistaceae bacterium includes:
- a CDS encoding winged helix-turn-helix transcriptional regulator, which translates to MLKEILKTIHESGYFSNGALAAELDVPIEVVIDAINQLVRMGYIKKHERETISPPSCGGCPHSQSCNKEILITYEITEKGLETV; encoded by the coding sequence ATGTTAAAAGAAATACTAAAAACGATTCATGAAAGTGGCTATTTTTCTAACGGAGCTTTGGCTGCGGAGCTTGATGTCCCCATAGAAGTTGTAATTGATGCAATCAATCAGTTGGTGAGAATGGGATACATCAAAAAGCATGAGAGAGAAACTATCTCTCCTCCCTCATGCGGAGGCTGCCCACACTCCCAATCCTGCAACAAAGAAATCTTGATAACATATGAGATTACAGAAAAAGGATTGGAAACGGTTTAG